A window from Deltaproteobacteria bacterium encodes these proteins:
- the bamD gene encoding outer membrane protein assembly factor BamD, which translates to MTKHGCFSFTAREVENPVKDAIRQRRFGLLINAAISASMIFIGSGCAHKATGSPRSEQRWSKEELLQRKLRRAQAKIETLRERNLILKSRIEMISRNGGTEALRAKEDLNGFDNGVVLDVPIDSRRESTKEPTNEWSTDSIRESSLVPARANPVGREEVLNKIDLRPNSRKAERLRKLSAQPRRLPAKKALKQASSASTSADSLQGEQADRALVRTVVALLKEKDFSEAERTATLLEKSYPDSPALAEAKFQIGLAYFRARAKVPGAMQKADGFFVESLGHRSGHIRVKAGASLMRGIIAKRIGQPHSDRRNLEIATRNFNYVISTFPKTSEARRARAELSAINRRVK; encoded by the coding sequence ATGACAAAACATGGATGTTTTTCGTTTACCGCCAGAGAAGTTGAAAACCCAGTCAAAGATGCAATTCGTCAGAGGCGTTTTGGGCTGTTGATAAATGCAGCGATCTCCGCATCGATGATCTTCATTGGATCAGGCTGTGCACACAAAGCCACCGGGAGTCCTAGATCTGAACAACGGTGGTCAAAGGAAGAGTTGCTTCAGCGAAAGCTTCGACGCGCTCAAGCGAAGATCGAGACGCTTCGCGAACGAAACCTCATCTTGAAGTCCAGGATCGAGATGATTTCGCGGAACGGGGGGACCGAGGCACTGCGCGCGAAAGAAGATCTTAATGGTTTCGACAATGGTGTTGTGCTCGATGTCCCGATCGACTCACGCAGAGAATCGACCAAAGAACCTACGAACGAATGGTCCACCGATTCCATCCGAGAATCGAGCTTAGTGCCTGCTCGCGCGAACCCGGTTGGTCGTGAAGAGGTCTTGAACAAAATCGATTTACGGCCTAATTCGCGAAAGGCGGAACGGCTTCGAAAGCTATCTGCACAGCCACGGCGTCTACCAGCCAAAAAAGCCCTAAAACAGGCATCGTCGGCATCGACGTCGGCGGATTCTTTGCAGGGCGAACAGGCAGATCGCGCGCTTGTGCGAACCGTTGTCGCACTTCTTAAGGAAAAAGATTTTTCGGAGGCCGAGCGAACCGCCACACTTTTAGAAAAATCCTATCCGGACTCACCTGCCTTAGCGGAAGCTAAGTTTCAAATCGGACTGGCTTACTTTCGCGCGCGGGCGAAAGTTCCTGGGGCAATGCAGAAGGCAGACGGTTTCTTTGTCGAAAGCCTCGGTCATCGCTCGGGACACATTCGCGTGAAGGCCGGCGCGTCGCTCATGCGAGGAATCATTGCCAAACGCATTGGCCAGCCCCATAGCGATCGCCGAAATCTAGAAATCGCGACCCGAAACTTTAACTATGTGATTTCGACGTTTCCAAAGACAAGCGAAGCCCGTCGCGCACGCGCCGAACTTTCGGCGATAAATCGGAGAGTGAAATGA
- a CDS encoding LysM peptidoglycan-binding domain-containing protein has product MKKVNRHGYRLPVALLALALSLGVYQSGFAQDFEDTIESELDSLSGTGSGESDLGEESPINTKPTPKPAGKNAQKPLLNADDFVNEEPLLDEAAIGGLEDETILPLETSSEPPAKSNTRREETEEPLNPFGDEEVKAPKAPKAAAPVKKPEPEITASIAPGSDEPNSAFESRLAEIFNQHGSPVSDEKWSELIGTRATESYSVQPGDTLWDLSQTLFADGFYWSRLWAENPEIQNPHNIAKGQAIRFIGGTEATPPEIRVVKDEPDQLTEQSNAAFDREDVVPVVQELPSQDLKDIDISLPASGRRTEVKALINEAPVYQEDMEGKITQADLEAGVVIEQGELIPRPTIPAPDGDKRQVLRKIPSSFKELRPRAANRTVTIQRRNSDAEKNPPAVVPGYMAFEQEQEPMGEVVEVDTGEYVASIGQIVMIEANEPMTVGSRVYSVISKFKITSPENGRVGYAYEVGGIIKLIDLADEKRQIYRGQIVYAVNPVRLGADILLGQPPRVAASTKGRRTSGELIIVGGEEAEDRKFFGDGSIVFLDVNKTDVRVGDVLSVQSKRGERKKTVLPDFLTPVGILKVFQVSGTVASAFVVVATDEVRVGDRTGPIFPTRLPDLVLEAPRVSTAPAE; this is encoded by the coding sequence ATGAAGAAAGTGAACCGTCATGGTTATCGACTTCCAGTTGCGCTATTGGCTTTAGCTCTAAGCTTAGGTGTATACCAATCTGGTTTTGCGCAAGATTTTGAAGACACGATTGAATCCGAACTCGATTCACTTTCAGGAACCGGCTCAGGCGAAAGTGATCTTGGCGAAGAGTCGCCGATCAATACAAAACCAACGCCAAAGCCGGCCGGAAAAAATGCCCAAAAACCTCTGTTGAATGCCGATGATTTCGTCAATGAGGAGCCGCTTTTAGACGAAGCCGCAATTGGTGGTTTAGAAGATGAGACGATTTTGCCGCTTGAGACATCCAGCGAACCTCCGGCAAAATCGAATACTCGCCGAGAAGAAACCGAAGAACCATTGAATCCGTTTGGCGACGAGGAAGTCAAAGCTCCAAAAGCTCCAAAAGCGGCGGCCCCAGTTAAAAAACCAGAACCGGAAATAACCGCTTCGATTGCGCCCGGGAGCGATGAACCAAATTCCGCTTTCGAATCTCGACTAGCTGAAATATTCAATCAGCACGGTTCTCCAGTCAGCGACGAAAAGTGGTCCGAACTCATCGGCACGCGCGCGACCGAATCCTACTCGGTACAACCGGGAGATACCCTTTGGGATCTAAGCCAAACACTGTTCGCTGACGGCTTCTATTGGTCGCGCCTGTGGGCGGAAAATCCTGAAATCCAGAACCCGCACAATATTGCCAAGGGCCAGGCCATTCGGTTCATTGGCGGAACCGAGGCGACTCCGCCAGAAATCCGTGTCGTAAAAGACGAGCCCGACCAATTGACGGAACAGAGTAACGCGGCCTTTGACCGTGAGGATGTGGTACCTGTCGTTCAGGAATTGCCGTCGCAGGATTTGAAGGACATTGATATTTCGCTTCCAGCAAGTGGTCGAAGGACAGAAGTAAAAGCTTTGATTAATGAGGCACCTGTCTATCAAGAGGACATGGAAGGAAAAATCACTCAAGCCGATCTCGAGGCAGGCGTTGTGATCGAACAGGGAGAATTAATACCTCGCCCGACGATTCCTGCGCCGGATGGTGACAAGCGCCAGGTGTTACGAAAGATCCCGTCGTCGTTCAAAGAGCTCCGGCCTCGAGCTGCTAACAGGACAGTTACAATACAAAGGCGAAATAGCGATGCAGAAAAGAACCCGCCGGCCGTGGTTCCCGGCTACATGGCCTTTGAGCAAGAACAAGAGCCGATGGGCGAAGTCGTTGAGGTCGATACTGGCGAGTATGTAGCTTCGATTGGTCAAATAGTTATGATCGAAGCCAATGAACCGATGACCGTGGGATCGAGAGTTTATTCGGTCATTTCAAAGTTTAAGATTACTTCGCCCGAAAACGGACGGGTTGGATATGCATATGAAGTTGGCGGTATTATTAAGCTGATCGATTTGGCGGATGAAAAAAGACAGATCTATCGCGGTCAAATTGTCTATGCCGTTAATCCCGTCCGCTTGGGTGCCGATATCTTGCTAGGACAGCCACCGCGTGTTGCTGCCTCGACAAAAGGTCGGCGCACGAGCGGTGAATTGATTATAGTGGGTGGCGAAGAGGCCGAGGATCGAAAGTTTTTTGGAGATGGATCGATCGTATTTTTAGACGTGAACAAAACCGATGTTCGAGTCGGTGATGTGCTCTCGGTACAAAGTAAGCGAGGAGAACGAAAGAAAACCGTACTTCCGGATTTTCTAACCCCAGTCGGCATCTTAAAAGTGTTCCAGGTTTCAGGAACAGTCGCATCTGCATTTGTCGTGGTGGCGACCGACGAGGTGCGAGTGGGAGATCGAACCGGTCCGATTTTCCCAACCCGCCTTCCGGATCTCGTCCTAGAAGCTCCACGCGTCAGCACGGCCCCTGCCGAATAG
- a CDS encoding DNA-protecting protein DprA: MENTVERNLGPREVPFYSNDYPLALRDLADAPSILSVDGTLDFDSVPVLAVVGARHSSVMSESWMRRFLPAIAHHCIIVSGGARGIDELAHAIAVGEARPTAVVLPTGLLRPYPNDWRMKRDSVLKAGGVFISEYPPETEIRPWHFEKRNRLIAALADVVLVVEARSRSGTAITARHAMNLGRGVAALPWFPTDPRGEYCNELLSRGSVPIRDVHDLASLLGREVSARKTRTIRQGTSSIPNFPEQEEPTN; this comes from the coding sequence ATGGAAAATACAGTTGAACGAAATCTTGGGCCCCGTGAAGTACCGTTTTATTCCAATGACTACCCTCTAGCGCTGCGGGATTTGGCGGATGCGCCGTCTATTCTCAGTGTTGACGGAACTTTAGATTTTGATTCTGTTCCGGTCTTGGCCGTTGTGGGCGCTCGTCATTCCAGTGTCATGAGCGAATCTTGGATGAGACGTTTTTTACCAGCGATTGCCCACCACTGTATCATTGTCAGTGGAGGTGCGCGCGGAATTGACGAATTGGCCCATGCCATTGCCGTCGGAGAAGCTCGGCCGACAGCCGTTGTGTTGCCAACGGGGCTTTTGCGGCCCTATCCAAATGATTGGCGCATGAAGCGGGATTCCGTCCTTAAAGCGGGAGGCGTATTCATTTCAGAATACCCGCCCGAAACTGAAATCAGGCCCTGGCATTTTGAAAAGCGAAATCGCTTGATTGCGGCACTCGCCGATGTCGTTCTTGTCGTCGAGGCTCGAAGTCGAAGTGGAACGGCGATCACCGCTCGACATGCAATGAATCTCGGGAGGGGCGTTGCGGCTCTACCTTGGTTTCCCACTGACCCTCGAGGTGAATATTGTAACGAGCTTTTATCTCGAGGATCAGTCCCGATTCGAGATGTTCATGATCTCGCAAGTCTTTTAGGCCGAGAAGTGAGCGCGCGAAAAACCAGAACAATTAGGCAGGGAACGTCATCCATTCCAAACTTTCCTGAGCAAGAAGAACCCACCAATTGA
- the lptF gene encoding LPS export ABC transporter permease LptF encodes MRSRLLVRYVLAEMIPTFFLGVIVFVFILLMFQALRLTEFVLIHGVKLSTVLEMMGYLSTSFLAILFPMSLIFTVILTYGRLSADSEIVALRASGLSMFSIATPALILSGLVCLLSLQTSFHIAPWGNRQFEVLVSKLGSMKPGVTIKEGTFSEGFFDLVVYANKVDNKIGLLQDVFIYDERGGQSAITVIAKEGRLVQDPERPGHSASLQLIDGSIHRSVEARHTKIDFKTYDLQLFDPVNESISSKSPPSMSITEVLTTLKSPDLKKELKLELNTEFHKRIAIGLACLVFGMIGVALGTVTNRRNVKAGGAVLSVAIIVAYWIIYVTSESLARNGTLPPWFAMWLANFIFSIGGFFLLRKVWNG; translated from the coding sequence ATGAGATCGAGACTTCTTGTCCGATACGTCTTAGCAGAAATGATCCCGACGTTTTTTCTCGGGGTCATTGTTTTTGTTTTCATTCTTCTGATGTTTCAAGCCTTGCGCTTAACTGAATTTGTTCTTATTCACGGCGTGAAACTTTCCACCGTGCTAGAGATGATGGGTTATTTATCGACAAGTTTCCTCGCGATATTATTTCCGATGAGTTTGATCTTTACCGTGATTCTTACTTATGGGCGACTGAGCGCAGACTCTGAAATCGTCGCCCTACGCGCCTCTGGCCTCAGCATGTTTTCAATTGCAACTCCCGCGTTAATCTTAAGTGGCCTCGTTTGTTTGCTAAGCCTGCAAACCTCCTTTCACATCGCCCCCTGGGGAAATCGCCAATTCGAAGTTTTAGTTTCTAAACTTGGCTCGATGAAGCCAGGTGTGACGATAAAGGAAGGTACTTTTTCGGAAGGTTTTTTTGATCTCGTCGTGTACGCCAACAAAGTCGACAACAAAATCGGACTTCTGCAGGATGTATTTATCTATGACGAACGCGGTGGTCAGTCGGCAATCACCGTCATTGCCAAAGAAGGGCGACTCGTTCAAGACCCCGAGAGACCCGGCCACTCGGCCTCGCTCCAGCTGATCGACGGCAGCATTCACCGCTCGGTCGAAGCGAGGCACACTAAAATCGATTTCAAAACTTACGACCTTCAATTGTTTGATCCGGTTAACGAGTCGATTTCTTCAAAGTCCCCTCCCTCGATGAGCATCACCGAGGTGTTAACAACGCTCAAGTCGCCAGACTTGAAAAAGGAACTGAAGCTTGAACTGAATACTGAGTTTCATAAACGAATCGCCATCGGACTTGCGTGTTTAGTGTTTGGAATGATTGGCGTCGCGCTTGGGACAGTCACAAATCGGCGCAACGTCAAAGCTGGCGGAGCCGTATTGTCAGTCGCAATAATTGTCGCCTACTGGATTATTTATGTGACCAGTGAAAGCCTTGCTCGCAACGGAACCCTTCCCCCTTGGTTTGCTATGTGGCTTGCGAACTTTATTTTCTCAATTGGTGGGTTCTTCTTGCTCAGGAAAGTTTGGAATGGATGA